From Thermodesulfobacteriota bacterium, the proteins below share one genomic window:
- the feoB gene encoding ferrous iron transport protein B: MNHGACAPILEEAAGRRKIVLVGNPNVGKSVFFGAWSGMYVEVSNFPGTTVEVHRGRVGEDALFDTPGVYGVGSFNDEERVARDVILGADVVVNIVDATHLERDLFLTLQVIDMGLPTVVALNFCDEAEAAGIVVDAARLSEELGVPVIPAAAVKGRGLREAYEALERAVPGRAHPEVEAQVLRLLDRVDSRPEALLVLEGDAVVAQRHGVAPLGERERVYLLRRQRVNDLVERVVVRPEGSARVRDVLGRLCLEPLTGVPILFLVLWGCYELIGVWIAGEVVGLTEETLLQGYYEPWIREVVGRWVPEATVLGQILVGEFGVLTMTVTYLLGLLLPLVMGFYTALSLLEDSGYLPRLATLLDRLMNSLGLNGRAVIPVILGFGCVQLGTITTRILGSQRERTIATTILNFVIPCSAQLGVIVGMLAAVGARYTAVYALVIFACLVAVGTVLHRVIPGKSTPLLIDLPPMRWPRPGNVARKIFVRTFFFMKEAYVWFVVGALGVSLLQVSGGLGAWQRALAPLTEGWLKLPREAATAFVMGMVRRDFGAAGLTDLSLSPWQTVVSLVTITLFVPCIASLMILFKERGVREAATIWLGACALAFGVGGLVAQAVL; encoded by the coding sequence GTGAACCACGGTGCCTGTGCCCCGATCCTCGAAGAGGCGGCGGGGCGGCGGAAGATCGTGCTCGTCGGCAATCCCAACGTGGGCAAGTCCGTATTCTTCGGCGCGTGGAGCGGCATGTACGTGGAGGTCTCCAACTTTCCCGGCACCACGGTGGAGGTGCACCGGGGAAGGGTCGGGGAGGACGCCCTGTTCGACACCCCGGGCGTCTACGGGGTGGGGTCCTTCAATGACGAGGAGCGGGTGGCCCGGGACGTGATCCTGGGCGCCGACGTGGTGGTGAACATCGTAGACGCGACCCACCTGGAGCGCGACCTCTTCCTCACCCTGCAGGTGATCGACATGGGGTTGCCCACCGTGGTGGCCCTGAACTTCTGCGACGAGGCGGAGGCCGCGGGCATCGTGGTCGACGCGGCGCGCCTCTCGGAGGAGCTCGGGGTGCCGGTGATCCCCGCGGCGGCCGTGAAGGGCCGGGGCCTCCGGGAGGCCTACGAGGCCCTGGAACGGGCGGTGCCGGGCCGCGCCCATCCGGAGGTGGAGGCCCAGGTGCTCCGGCTCCTGGATCGGGTGGACTCGCGCCCGGAAGCGCTCCTCGTGCTCGAGGGAGACGCCGTCGTGGCCCAGCGCCACGGGGTCGCCCCCCTGGGGGAGCGGGAGCGCGTCTATCTCCTGCGCCGGCAGCGGGTCAACGACCTGGTAGAGCGGGTGGTGGTGCGGCCCGAGGGCTCGGCGCGGGTGCGGGACGTCCTGGGGCGCCTGTGCCTGGAGCCCCTCACGGGGGTCCCCATCCTGTTCCTGGTCCTGTGGGGCTGCTACGAGCTCATCGGGGTGTGGATCGCGGGGGAGGTGGTGGGACTCACCGAAGAGACCCTCCTCCAGGGGTACTACGAGCCGTGGATCCGGGAGGTGGTGGGGCGGTGGGTGCCCGAAGCCACGGTTTTGGGACAGATCCTGGTGGGCGAGTTCGGCGTCCTCACCATGACGGTGACCTACCTGCTGGGGCTTCTGCTGCCCCTGGTTATGGGGTTCTATACGGCGCTCTCCCTCCTGGAGGACTCGGGATACCTGCCCCGCCTGGCCACGCTGCTGGACCGGCTCATGAACTCCCTGGGGCTCAACGGCCGCGCCGTGATCCCGGTGATCCTGGGGTTCGGGTGCGTCCAGCTCGGTACCATTACCACCCGCATCCTCGGCTCCCAGCGGGAGCGCACCATCGCCACCACGATCCTGAACTTCGTGATCCCCTGCTCGGCCCAGCTGGGGGTCATCGTCGGCATGCTGGCCGCGGTGGGGGCCAGGTACACCGCGGTGTACGCCCTGGTCATCTTCGCCTGCCTGGTCGCCGTGGGAACGGTGCTCCACCGGGTGATCCCCGGCAAGAGCACGCCGCTCCTGATCGACCTGCCCCCCATGCGCTGGCCTCGGCCGGGCAACGTGGCGCGCAAGATCTTCGTGCGCACCTTCTTTTTCATGAAGGAGGCCTACGTCTGGTTCGTGGTAGGCGCCCTCGGGGTTTCACTGCTGCAAGTGAGCGGGGGGCTGGGGGCCTGGCAGCGAGCCCTGGCGCCCCTGACCGAGGGGTGGCTCAAGCTTCCCCGGGAGGCCGCCACGGCCTTCGTGATGGGGATGGTACGGCGCGACTTCGGTGCCGCGGGCCTGACCGACCTCTCCCTGAGCCCCTGGCAGACCGTGGTAAGCCTGGTCACGATCACGCTTTTCGTGCCGTGCATCGCGAGCCTCATGATCCTCTTCAAGGAGCGGGGCGTGCGCGAGGCGGCCACCATCTGGCTCGGGGCCTGCGCCCTGGCCTTCGGCGTGGGCGGCCTTGTGGCCCAGGCCGTCCTCTGA
- a CDS encoding ferrous iron transport protein A, which produces MCLSDMRRGEWARVTAIPDADLRVQLLRFGIADGCRVCCQAKLPFGPLVLRYGGQEIAVGRQLARAIQVEGEGSRA; this is translated from the coding sequence ATGTGTCTGAGCGATATGCGGCGGGGCGAGTGGGCCCGGGTGACGGCCATCCCGGACGCCGACCTTCGGGTTCAGCTCCTGCGCTTCGGCATCGCCGACGGCTGCCGGGTGTGCTGCCAGGCCAAGCTGCCCTTCGGCCCCCTGGTGCTGCGCTACGGGGGGCAGGAGATCGCGGTGGGGCGGCAGCTCGCTCGGGCCATACAGGTCGAGGGAGAGGGGAGCAGGGCGTGA
- a CDS encoding 4Fe-4S binding protein: MKRQIIRIDEDKCTGCGLCVPNCAEGSLEIRNGKAVLVKEALCDGLGACLGHCPEGALIIEERDAEAFDEHLVEQRLEALGRPPLHAPQPAAKPPVAGGCPSARPLSLGGGCPSAQAATLGARRPAAAPGGAQIAAPTPSELSHWPVQLGLLPPTAPFFRGAELLLTADCVPFAYPDFHQNLLRGKAVAVACPKLDNAGAHFQKLIQIFRQGGLAGVTVVRMEVPCCGGLSAMAAEALKESGANIPYREVVIGRDGTVVGDG; the protein is encoded by the coding sequence ATGAAGCGCCAGATCATCCGCATCGACGAAGACAAGTGCACAGGCTGCGGCCTGTGCGTCCCCAACTGCGCCGAGGGCAGCCTGGAGATCCGCAACGGAAAGGCTGTGCTCGTCAAAGAGGCCCTGTGCGACGGCCTGGGGGCCTGCCTGGGCCACTGTCCGGAGGGGGCCCTCATCATCGAGGAGCGCGACGCCGAGGCCTTCGACGAACACCTGGTCGAGCAACGGCTGGAGGCACTGGGACGTCCCCCGCTCCACGCGCCCCAGCCGGCGGCGAAACCGCCCGTGGCGGGGGGCTGCCCCTCCGCCCGGCCCCTGAGCCTCGGCGGCGGGTGCCCGTCGGCCCAGGCGGCCACCCTGGGCGCGCGCCGGCCCGCGGCCGCCCCCGGCGGGGCGCAAATCGCTGCGCCAACGCCCTCGGAGCTCTCCCACTGGCCCGTGCAGCTGGGGCTCCTGCCTCCGACGGCGCCCTTCTTCCGCGGGGCCGAGCTCCTGCTCACCGCCGACTGCGTGCCGTTTGCCTACCCGGACTTCCACCAGAACCTGCTGCGGGGCAAGGCAGTCGCGGTGGCATGCCCCAAGCTCGACAACGCCGGAGCCCACTTCCAGAAGCTGATCCAGATCTTCCGGCAGGGAGGGCTCGCCGGGGTCACGGTGGTGCGCATGGAGGTGCCCTGCTGCGGGGGGCTGAGCGCCATGGCCGCGGAAGCCCTCAAGGAGAGCGGCGCGAACATCCCCTACCGGGAGGTGGTGATCGGACGGGACGGCACGGTGGTGGGTGACGGGTGA
- the tsaB gene encoding tRNA (adenosine(37)-N6)-threonylcarbamoyltransferase complex dimerization subunit type 1 TsaB — MGALLAIDTADATAGVALLVDGQLVAEFVEVSAYRHSERLFALVDEALAGAGVERRELEAVAVTIGPGSFTGLRVGLATAKGIAFALGRPLAGVSTLEALARGAMPFPGLIVPLLDARKRQVYGAAYRGRDGAVAVHPAAWSPAELAGRARAAAAGGPVLALGSGLGPYRAVFEEALGEALSCAPPSRWHVTPGQVALLGEEALREGRAGVPATLAPLYLRRSEAEEARQPQGK; from the coding sequence GTGGGCGCCCTTCTGGCCATCGACACCGCCGACGCCACCGCCGGAGTGGCGCTGCTCGTGGACGGGCAGCTCGTGGCGGAGTTCGTGGAGGTCTCGGCCTACCGCCACTCGGAGCGGCTCTTCGCGCTGGTGGACGAAGCCCTGGCCGGCGCGGGGGTGGAGCGCCGGGAGCTGGAGGCGGTGGCGGTCACCATAGGCCCCGGGTCCTTTACCGGGCTCCGGGTAGGCCTGGCGACGGCCAAGGGGATCGCCTTCGCCCTGGGTCGACCGCTGGCGGGGGTCTCCACCCTGGAGGCCCTGGCGCGGGGCGCCATGCCCTTCCCCGGCCTCATCGTTCCCCTTCTGGACGCCCGCAAGCGACAGGTCTACGGGGCCGCGTATCGGGGCCGCGACGGGGCGGTGGCGGTCCACCCGGCCGCGTGGTCTCCGGCCGAGCTCGCCGGGCGGGCGCGGGCCGCCGCCGCGGGAGGACCCGTCCTGGCCCTGGGATCCGGTCTCGGCCCCTACCGGGCCGTGTTCGAGGAGGCCCTGGGAGAGGCCCTCTCCTGCGCTCCCCCCTCCCGATGGCACGTGACCCCGGGGCAGGTGGCCCTCCTGGGAGAGGAGGCCCTGCGCGAGGGCCGCGCCGGGGTTCCCGCCACCCTGGCTCCCCTCTACCTTCGCCGCAGCGAGGCGGAAGAAGCAAGGCAGCCGCAAGGGAAATAG